The following proteins are encoded in a genomic region of Coffea eugenioides isolate CCC68of chromosome 6, Ceug_1.0, whole genome shotgun sequence:
- the LOC113774318 gene encoding uncharacterized protein LOC113774318, whose translation MWMYIIYVLSKFSFFISCLVRLLFSLGRATAGILGCGSSNCIKLPEKSTQQEKHTMDFQQNEVHTNLDQFWPVTHPIEPLEEDQPVKCPMPHTCVVKDNEEKEEQFFSETLRRKAKLLEVTEHKEMVVGRDHPPRAVRRRHHIRSNRKNTAESSNAPLYPFPSSKDMIFTKLGHLY comes from the exons ATGTGGATGTACATCATATATGTTTTAAGcaagttttctttcttcatttcttgccttgTTAGGCTTCTGTTCTCATTAGGCCGTGCTACTGCTGGAATATTGGGATGTGGAAGTTCTAACTGTATCAAGTTACCAGAGAAATCAACTCAACAAGAGAAACATACCATGGATTTTCAGCAAAATGAAGTGCATACCAATCTTGATCAGTTCTGGCCTGTCACTCATCCAATAGAGCCCTTAGAGGAAGATCAACCTGTGAAATGTCCAATGCCACACACTTGTGTAGTAAAA GATaatgaagaaaaggaagagcaGTTTTTTTCAGAGACTTTGAGGAGAAAGGCAAAACTTTTAGAAGTTACAGAACACAAGGAGATGGTGGTGGGAAGAGATCATCCTCCCCGCGCAGTGCGCAGAAGGCATCACATAAGGAGTAACAGGAAAAATACTGCAGAAAGTTCCAATGCACCTCTCTATCCTTTCCCTTCCTCCAAGGACATGATCTTCACTAAGTTGGGACATCTTTACTAA
- the LOC113775036 gene encoding protein BUD31 homolog 2-like isoform X1: MPKVKTNRVQYPEGWELIEPTLNELQAKMREAENDPNDNKRKCEALWPIFKIAHQKSRYVFDVYYRRKEISKELFDFCLDQGYADRNLIAKWKKPGYERLCCLRCMQPRDHNFQTTCVCRVPKHLREEKVIECVHCGCKGCASGD; this comes from the exons ATGCCAAAGGTGAAGACTAACCGTGTTCAGTACCCTGAAggttgggagttgattgagccTACTCTTAATGAATTACAAGCCAAGATGAGAGAAG CTGAGAATGATCCAAAtgataataaaagaaaatgtgaGGCACTGTGGCCCATCTTCAAAATAGCCCATCAGAAGAGTCGCTACGTTTTTGACGTATATTACCGAAGGAAGGAAATCTCCAAGGAATTGTTTGATTTTTGCTTGGACCAGGGGTATGCAGATCGGAATTTAATTGCTAAGTGGAAAAAG CCTGGGTATGAACGTCTTTGCTGTCTACGATGTATGCAACCTCGAGATCACAACTTTCAAACAACATGTGTGTGCCGAGTACCTAAGCATTTGCGAGAAGAGAAGGTTATAGAGTGTGTCCATTGTGGCTGTAAGGGTTGTGCCAGCGGAGATTGA
- the LOC113775036 gene encoding protein BUD31 homolog 2-like isoform X2: protein MPKVKTNRVQYPEGWELIEPTLNELQAKMREAENDPNDNKRKCEALWPIFKIAHQKSRYVFDVYYRRKEISKELFDFCLDQGYADRNLIAKWKKLDGQDDRPNSKYVLVISK from the exons ATGCCAAAGGTGAAGACTAACCGTGTTCAGTACCCTGAAggttgggagttgattgagccTACTCTTAATGAATTACAAGCCAAGATGAGAGAAG CTGAGAATGATCCAAAtgataataaaagaaaatgtgaGGCACTGTGGCCCATCTTCAAAATAGCCCATCAGAAGAGTCGCTACGTTTTTGACGTATATTACCGAAGGAAGGAAATCTCCAAGGAATTGTTTGATTTTTGCTTGGACCAGGGGTATGCAGATCGGAATTTAATTGCTAAGTGGAAAAAG CTGGATGGGCAGGATGATAGACCTAACTCCAAGTATGTTCTCGTGATATCAAAGTAA